One region of Dysidea avara chromosome 1, odDysAvar1.4, whole genome shotgun sequence genomic DNA includes:
- the LOC136255584 gene encoding zinc finger protein 431-like, producing MPHQFQHSKRSFALKCALKMHLRTHTGEKSYQCQYCRKSFAGCSNLRAHLKVHTMGKHYQCHYCKKMFSRSLHLQHHLATHTGEKPHQCQFCKKAFAQRSTLKRHLRTHTGEKPYHCQRCEKRFTNHSGLQSHLRTHTGEKQYQCQYCNKAFSRSDTLKCHLTTHIGEKLYHCQFCKKAFAYNSTLKVHLRTHTGEKPYQCQCCQKAFADYSNLRAHFAFHTIGKHYQCHCCMKMFSRSLHLQHHLATHTEEKPHQCQFCKKDFAQKSGLRRHVQTHTGEKPYHCQHCQKTFTNHSGLQCHLRTHTGEKPYQCQYCNKTFSRSHHLNCHLITHTNAKPYKYQE from the coding sequence ATGCCCCACCAATTCCAACATTCTAAAAGAAGTTTTGCATTAAAGTGTGCACTTAAAATGCATTTAAGAACTCATACTGGAGAGAAATCCTACCAATGTCAATATTGTCGAAAATCTTTTGCAGGTTGTAGTAATCTACGAGCTCATTTGAAAGTTCACACAATGGGAAAACATTATCAATGTCACTATTGTAAGAAAATGTTTTCTAGATCACTCCATCTTCAACATCATTTAGCAACTCATACTGGGGAGAAGCCCCACCAGTGTCAATTTTGTAAGAAGGCTTTTGCACAAAGATCTACACTCAAAAGACATTTACGAACTCATACAGGAGAGAAACCCTATCACTGTCAACGCTGTGAAAAGAGATTTACAAACCACAGTGGTCTCCAATCTCATTTAAGAACTCATACAGGAGAAAAACAGTACCAATGTCAATATTGTAATAAAGCATTTTCCAGATCTGACACTCTTAAATGTCATTTAACAACTCATATTGGAGAGAAGCTCTACCATTGTCAGTTTTGCAAAAAGGCCTTTGCATATAACTCCACACTTAAAGTCCACTTAAGAACTCATACTGGAGAGAAGCCATACCAATGTCAATGTTGTCAAAAAGCATTTGCAGACTATAGTAATCTACGGGCCCATTTTGCATTTCACACAATAGGAAAGCATTATCAATGTCACTGTTGTATGAAAATGTTTTCTAGATCACTCCATCTTCAACATCATTTAGCAACTCATACTGAGGAGAAGCCCCACCAGTGTCAATTTTGTAAGAAGGACTTTGCACAAAAGTCTGGACTCAGGAGACATGTACAAACTCATACAGGAGAAAAGCCCTATCACTGTCAACACTGTCAAAAAACATTTACAAACCACAGTGGTCTCCAATGTCATTTAAGAACTCATACAGGAGAAAAACCGTACCAATGTCAATATTGTAATAAAACATTTTCCAGATCTCACCATCTTAATTGTCATTTAATAACTCATACTAAtgcaaagccatacaaatatcAAGAATAA
- the LOC136255570 gene encoding PR domain zinc finger protein 14-like, which produces MNSNCTSEHWKERQQEREDCEIDYDTMVKEQKKTELTPGVIKMKDFSIRLTPLKDIPTTLKPHHSGNTGNDDIDGVIYCEDCDKSYNGDCPVHGPLIPLDESRGWDQDSKSFTSVPVPLQVTVKMSSIMNAGKGVFVKEFIPRRTRIGPYKGEVVQKEDVTDETDTSYFWEVKKNGSESYYIDAKNEEHASWLRFINCARNEEEQNLLSFQYQGNIYCYTIKDILPGTELLVWYGEQYVKLLGLPVEHIIDAKYTCAHCQSQFVEKYNFNIHLKYSQACHDANPQVFKCGKCGEVFTTLINLQQHIRRHEKMAIPYHRYKLRIRLPVVHTKILEKNLSSVNIAVNHLDLKVS; this is translated from the exons ACTGTGAAATTGATTATGACACAATGGTGAAGGAACAGAAGAAAACAGAGCTGACCCCTGGAGTTATCAAGATGAAAG ACTTCAGTATAAGGTTGACTCCATTGAAAGATATTCCTACCACGCTGAAACCTCATCATTCTGGGAACACTGGTAATGATGACATTGATGGTGTTATCT ATTGCGAAGATTGTGATAAATCATACAATGGTGACTGTCCAGTACATGGTCCTCTAATACCATTGGATGAATCCCGGGGGTGGGACCAAGACTCAAAATCCTTTACCAGTGTACCAGTACCACTACAAGTTACAGTGAAGATGTCCTCCATTATGAATGCTGGTAAGGGAGTTTTTGTCAAAGAGTTTATACCCAGAAGGACTAGAATTGGTCCGTACAAGGGAGAAGTGGTACAGAAAGAAGATGTAACTGATGAAACTGATACAAGTTACTTCTGGGAG GTAAAGAAAAATGGTTCTGAGTCATACTACATTGATGCCAAGAATGAGGAACATGCTAGTTGGTTGAGATTTATCAATTGTGCTAGAAATGAAGAAGAACAGAATTTATTATCATTCCAATACCAGGGTAATATTTACTGCTACACCATTAAGGATATTCTACCAGGCACAGAACTATTAGTATGGTATGGTGAGCAGTATGTCAAACTATTGGGACTACCAGTGGAACATATTATCG ATGCCAAATACACTTGTGCTCACTGCCAATCACAGTTTGTGGAGAAATATAATTTTAATATTCACTTGAAGTACAGTCAAGCTTGTCATGATGCTAATCCACAAGTGTTCAAGTGTGGAAAATGTGGAGAAGTGTTTACTACACTGATCAACCTTCAACAACATATTAGGAGACATGAAAAAATGGCCATTCCATATCACAGATACAAACTACGAATTCGCCTGCCGGTGGTTCACACAAAAATACTAGAGAAGAACCTCTCCAGTGTCAATATTGCAGTAAATCATTTAGATTTAAAAGTCAGTTAA